From Deltaproteobacteria bacterium, a single genomic window includes:
- the cysC gene encoding adenylyl-sulfate kinase, with protein MGNNNNIVWHEHLVQKKTRIEKYGQKPCLIWFTGLSGSGKSTMANVLEKELFDKGYITYMLDGDNVRHCLNKDLGFSDADREENIRRIGEVARLFVDSGCIVITAFISPFRKERELARRLLEENEFIEVFVDTPLEVCEKRDPKGLYKKARNGEINNFTGIDSTYERPEKPEIVLDTSKMSVEEGLNVLVSFLHKKGYIHGN; from the coding sequence ATGGGAAACAATAATAATATAGTTTGGCATGAACATTTAGTCCAGAAAAAGACCAGGATTGAAAAGTATGGACAAAAACCATGCCTTATCTGGTTTACAGGTTTAAGTGGAAGTGGAAAGTCGACTATGGCCAATGTGCTCGAAAAGGAGCTTTTTGATAAAGGGTATATAACTTATATGCTTGATGGAGATAATGTAAGACATTGTTTAAATAAAGATCTTGGTTTCAGTGATGCTGATAGAGAAGAAAATATTCGCAGAATTGGAGAAGTTGCAAGATTGTTTGTCGACTCAGGCTGTATTGTAATAACTGCCTTTATTTCACCTTTTAGAAAAGAAAGAGAGCTTGCAAGGCGTTTGCTTGAAGAAAATGAGTTTATTGAAGTGTTTGTCGATACTCCCCTTGAAGTTTGTGAAAAACGGGATCCTAAAGGGCTTTATAAAAAAGCAAGAAATGGAGAGATTAATAACTTTACGGGTATAGATTCCACTTATGAAAGGCCGGAAAAGCCGGAAATAGTTCTCGATACCAGTAAGATGAGTGTTGAAGAAGGTCTCAACGTACTGGTAAGTTTTCTGCACAAGAAAGGTTATATTCATGGTAATTGA
- the cysC gene encoding adenylyl-sulfate kinase, translated as MYIEKKRRSLVKGISWRFLATVTTIIIVYLFFGRFDLAVLAGMMETAAKIFLYFIHERAWNRIKFGKERIDPFNLWFTGLPLSGKTTIADKVYDELKKSDFPVERIDSKDIRELIPDIGYTREDRNRHLQRVSYLIKTLQNNHVSAVASFVSPYRDSRKNIGKVTKNYIEVYIKADIESCKKRDYKGVYEQAIRGNLENFTGISDIYEEPEKADIIIDTDKESADEAAMRIFKYVRGRCLT; from the coding sequence TTGTACATAGAAAAGAAAAGAAGATCTCTCGTAAAAGGGATTAGCTGGAGATTTTTAGCTACTGTTACGACAATTATTATTGTTTATTTATTTTTCGGACGTTTCGATCTGGCCGTTTTAGCAGGAATGATGGAAACGGCAGCAAAAATATTTTTGTATTTTATCCATGAAAGAGCATGGAATAGAATAAAGTTTGGTAAAGAGCGAATTGACCCTTTCAATCTATGGTTTACAGGTTTACCACTAAGTGGAAAAACAACCATTGCCGATAAAGTCTATGACGAGTTAAAGAAATCAGACTTTCCTGTTGAACGCATTGATTCAAAAGATATCAGGGAACTTATTCCTGATATCGGTTATACAAGAGAAGATAGAAATCGACATCTGCAAAGAGTTTCCTACCTGATAAAAACTTTACAAAATAACCATGTATCGGCCGTGGCCTCTTTTGTTTCCCCCTATAGGGATTCAAGAAAAAACATAGGAAAAGTTACAAAAAACTATATAGAAGTATATATTAAGGCAGATATAGAAAGCTGTAAGAAGCGTGATTATAAAGGTGTCTATGAACAGGCCATTAGGGGAAACCTTGAAAACTTTACCGGCATAAGTGATATCTACGAAGAACCGGAAAAAGCTGATATTATTATTGATACAGACAAAGAGAGTGCAGATGAGGCAGCAATGAGGATTTTCAAATATGTTAGAGGGAGGTGTTTAACTTAA
- the nadD gene encoding nicotinate-nucleotide adenylyltransferase → MLRVGILGGTFNPVHYGHLRLAEEALEEMRLDKVIFMPCYLPPHKVEDAVLSADARLRMVELAIEGNSHFEISAMELKRGGKSYSVDTIRQLKNLYGDFYELFFIIGMDSYVDIGSWKDYAELFAMTDLVVARRPGGLLDTGGKSPVELLPVDIRDEFCYDAARNIVVHTSGKVAYFLESTMLDISSTKLRKQVFEGKSLRYLVPANVESFIKERSLYRRII, encoded by the coding sequence ATGCTTAGAGTCGGAATTCTCGGCGGGACCTTTAATCCCGTTCACTATGGCCATTTAAGACTTGCCGAAGAAGCGTTGGAAGAGATGCGCCTCGACAAGGTAATTTTTATGCCCTGCTACCTTCCTCCTCACAAGGTTGAAGATGCCGTTTTGTCGGCAGATGCAAGGCTTAGAATGGTCGAACTGGCTATTGAAGGCAATTCACACTTTGAAATATCGGCTATGGAGCTTAAGAGGGGGGGGAAATCATATTCTGTTGATACCATCAGGCAGCTTAAAAATTTATACGGGGATTTTTATGAACTCTTTTTTATTATCGGTATGGATTCCTATGTCGATATAGGATCGTGGAAGGACTATGCTGAACTTTTTGCAATGACTGATCTTGTGGTAGCAAGGAGGCCTGGTGGCTTACTTGATACAGGGGGTAAGTCACCTGTCGAGTTACTTCCGGTTGATATAAGGGATGAATTCTGCTATGATGCTGCAAGAAATATTGTTGTGCATACTTCGGGAAAGGTCGCCTACTTTCTTGAATCAACAATGCTCGACATATCATCAACAAAGCTCAGAAAACAAGTATTCGAGGGGAAATCACTCCGTTACCTTGTTCCAGCCAATGTGGAGAGCTTTATAAAGGAGAGGTCCTTATACAGGAGAATAATTTAA
- a CDS encoding TraR/DksA family transcriptional regulator: MNVKGIDLESLKKRLLDMRSDVMSEVNHNAEFSNNIGTDGVQDIGDVSANTYNRQILLSLNDGQRLMLKDVDDALDRIKEGEYGLCIECGEEINAKRLEVRPQAKYCVDCKTDIEKERKV, encoded by the coding sequence ATGAATGTTAAAGGAATAGATTTGGAGAGTTTAAAAAAGCGACTTCTCGATATGAGAAGTGATGTTATGAGTGAAGTTAATCATAATGCCGAGTTTTCAAACAATATTGGAACTGATGGGGTACAGGACATTGGTGATGTTTCTGCCAATACCTATAATCGCCAGATACTTCTGAGCCTCAATGATGGTCAGCGGCTTATGCTGAAAGATGTCGATGATGCTCTTGACAGGATTAAAGAGGGTGAATACGGTCTTTGCATTGAGTGTGGCGAAGAAATTAATGCCAAAAGACTGGAAGTTAGACCGCAGGCAAAGTACTGCGTTGATTGTAAAACGGATATTGAGAAAGAACGCAAAGTTTAA
- the rsfS gene encoding ribosome silencing factor: protein MRAVKDKKAINPRLLDMKGQSSVADYVLVCSGSSDRQVKAIADSVGKELKKLHCCALGVEGYNEGKWVLEDFGDVIVHIFYESIRDFYDIERLWPFAVEVDA from the coding sequence CTGAGGGCGGTAAAAGATAAAAAAGCAATCAATCCAAGGCTTCTTGACATGAAGGGCCAGTCTTCTGTTGCAGATTATGTACTCGTATGCAGCGGGAGTTCCGATCGCCAGGTCAAGGCAATTGCTGATTCTGTGGGCAAGGAACTTAAAAAATTACACTGTTGTGCCCTTGGTGTTGAAGGTTATAATGAAGGCAAATGGGTCCTTGAGGATTTTGGAGATGTGATTGTCCATATTTTTTATGAAAGCATCAGGGATTTTTATGATATAGAACGGCTTTGGCCATTTGCTGTTGAGGTTGATGCCTGA
- a CDS encoding glutamate-5-semialdehyde dehydrogenase — MSLKDDMKKMSHAVKVASKKMANAPANVKRDALLNMAVLITENEDLLVKENKKDLEGAEKKGLSKAMIDRLALGESRILAMADGLREVAGLPDPVGEISKIRKRPSGIQVGKMRIPLGVIGIIYEARPNVTADAAGLCAMSGNAVILRGGSESIHSNRAVAKLLQQGLEKAGLPKDAVSLVQTTEREAVLEMLQLEEDIDLIIPRGGEGLIRFVVENSKIPVIKHYKGVCHIFVDEGADHEKALNIVMNAKTQRPGVCNAVETLLVHEKEAEVILPLLAAKFNKAGVEMRGCERSRKIVSSMKKATEEDWHTEYLDLVIAVRVVHNMDGAIEHINEYCSLHTESIITEDYTRAMRFIREVNSSVVMANASTRFSDGGQFGLGAEIGISTTKLHSFGPMGVEDLTTEKFIVLGEGQIRE, encoded by the coding sequence ATGTCTTTAAAAGATGATATGAAAAAGATGTCCCATGCCGTTAAGGTGGCTTCAAAAAAGATGGCCAATGCGCCTGCCAATGTTAAAAGGGATGCTCTTTTAAATATGGCTGTCCTCATTACGGAGAATGAAGACCTGCTTGTTAAGGAGAATAAGAAGGACCTTGAAGGGGCTGAGAAGAAAGGCCTGTCAAAGGCTATGATTGACAGGCTGGCTCTTGGCGAGTCGAGAATTCTTGCTATGGCTGACGGCTTGAGAGAGGTCGCCGGACTGCCGGACCCTGTCGGTGAAATTTCTAAAATCAGAAAAAGGCCGAGTGGAATTCAGGTGGGTAAAATGCGAATCCCTCTGGGTGTCATCGGAATAATTTATGAAGCAAGACCGAATGTAACTGCCGATGCAGCCGGGCTTTGCGCCATGTCCGGTAATGCCGTTATTCTGAGAGGAGGTTCTGAGTCAATACACTCCAACAGGGCCGTTGCAAAGCTGCTCCAGCAGGGGCTTGAAAAAGCAGGGCTGCCGAAAGATGCTGTTTCCCTCGTCCAGACAACGGAGAGAGAGGCTGTCCTCGAAATGCTCCAGCTTGAAGAAGATATTGACCTTATTATTCCGAGAGGAGGAGAGGGGCTTATCCGTTTTGTCGTTGAGAATTCAAAGATTCCCGTTATCAAACATTACAAAGGGGTATGTCACATATTTGTTGATGAAGGCGCCGACCATGAAAAGGCCCTTAATATTGTTATGAATGCAAAGACCCAGCGTCCCGGTGTTTGTAATGCCGTAGAAACGCTGCTTGTTCATGAGAAAGAGGCAGAAGTTATTTTACCTCTTTTGGCTGCAAAGTTTAATAAAGCGGGCGTGGAAATGAGGGGCTGTGAACGCAGCAGGAAGATTGTTTCTTCCATGAAGAAAGCCACAGAGGAAGACTGGCATACCGAATACCTCGATCTTGTTATTGCTGTCAGGGTAGTTCATAATATGGATGGGGCCATAGAGCATATAAACGAATATTGTTCACTGCATACGGAATCGATTATTACTGAAGATTATACGCGTGCCATGCGTTTTATACGGGAGGTCAACTCTTCCGTCGTAATGGCAAATGCCTCGACCCGTTTCAGTGACGGCGGCCAGTTTGGCCTTGGCGCCGAGATAGGTATTAGTACGACAAAGCTCCACTCTTTCGGCCCTATGGGAGTAGAGGACCTGACGACAGAGAAGTTTATTGTTCTCGGTGAGGGGCAAATAAGGGAATAG
- a CDS encoding 23S rRNA (pseudouridine(1915)-N(3))-methyltransferase RlmH yields the protein MKIRILSPWRQDGLFREKEGEYLKRLTGIAKVEIEELKGEKGEERDALKREGEKLLSRVGKGSYLVIMTEKGKTFDSIAFSKWLESMALQGRPDITFALGSSAGFDDEVLNNGDMLMSLSPMTFPHQLARVILIEQIYRAFSLIKGNPYHK from the coding sequence GTGAAGATCAGAATATTGTCTCCCTGGCGGCAGGATGGTCTTTTTAGAGAGAAAGAGGGAGAGTATCTAAAAAGGTTAACGGGAATCGCAAAAGTTGAGATAGAAGAGCTAAAAGGGGAAAAGGGAGAAGAAAGGGACGCATTAAAGCGGGAAGGTGAGAAGCTGCTTTCCAGGGTTGGAAAGGGGAGTTACCTCGTCATTATGACGGAAAAGGGGAAAACCTTCGATTCCATTGCTTTTTCAAAGTGGCTTGAATCAATGGCCCTTCAGGGTCGGCCGGACATCACTTTTGCCCTCGGCAGTTCTGCGGGTTTCGATGATGAGGTTCTTAATAATGGGGATATGCTAATGTCATTATCGCCTATGACTTTTCCTCATCAACTGGCAAGGGTAATATTAATTGAACAGATTTACAGGGCTTTTTCCCTTATAAAGGGCAATCCATACCATAAATAA
- the cysQ gene encoding 3'(2'),5'-bisphosphate nucleotidase CysQ, which translates to MVIEIDMEQVISIAREAGEAIMAIYEEDFDIEFKDDNSPLTEADKRSNEILCGKLKKSYPQIPILSEENKEIPFQKRRDWEYFWLLDPIDGTKEFIKKNGEFTVNVALINKNVPVMGIVCVPAKGDIYYAKKGLGAFKNGEKLPSAKKKDKYSIVASKSHLSDETKVFIEELETEKEKEIISIGSSLKLCLVAEGVADIYPRLGPTMEWDTAAAHAVVLESGKKVYDYLTGKELQYNKESLLNPWFVVK; encoded by the coding sequence ATGGTAATTGAGATTGATATGGAGCAGGTGATTTCCATCGCCAGAGAAGCCGGTGAGGCAATTATGGCGATTTATGAAGAAGACTTTGATATTGAGTTTAAGGATGATAATTCACCTTTGACTGAAGCCGATAAACGGTCGAATGAGATTCTCTGCGGTAAATTAAAAAAAAGCTATCCTCAAATTCCTATCCTTTCGGAAGAAAATAAGGAAATTCCTTTTCAAAAGCGACGTGACTGGGAGTATTTCTGGCTTCTCGATCCCATTGACGGTACAAAAGAGTTTATTAAGAAAAATGGCGAGTTTACCGTTAACGTAGCTCTGATCAATAAGAATGTTCCTGTCATGGGAATTGTTTGCGTTCCTGCTAAAGGTGATATTTACTATGCTAAAAAAGGGCTTGGGGCATTTAAAAATGGCGAAAAACTTCCCTCTGCAAAAAAGAAGGACAAGTATAGTATCGTAGCCAGTAAATCGCATCTTTCAGATGAAACGAAGGTATTTATTGAAGAATTAGAGACGGAAAAGGAAAAAGAAATTATATCGATTGGCAGTTCTTTGAAGCTTTGTCTTGTTGCTGAAGGCGTTGCAGATATTTATCCCCGGTTGGGTCCGACTATGGAGTGGGATACTGCTGCCGCACATGCCGTAGTTCTGGAAAGTGGTAAAAAGGTTTATGACTATTTGACCGGTAAAGAACTTCAATATAATAAGGAAAGCCTGTTAAATCCATGGTTTGTCGTCAAGTGA